The window TTCAGATTCGGATGATGATGAATGTGATATCTTATTAGAACATCAGAATTTAGTGAGGCAAATGAAAATGGAAATGAAAAATTCAAGAATCACAGGGCTGCCTACTATATCAGAAGATTGTGAATCTCCTAAAGTAGTAGAAGATTTGAAGCcactgaaaattgatgaaaagattGTGTACAAAGATTGTATTGAAGAAATTCAGAAATTTTACAAGAGCTATGCTGAAAAAATGAGGAAATTGGACATCTTGAATTACCAGACATTGAACGCTATCAGTAAGTCTCAAAACTATTACTCTACCTCTTTTTTCAACttggtaaaatattatttatcaaaCTAGTAGTTGTAGTATTTCGCTTGTAGTTTCTCGTCcttctatttttgcttctttCTACTGCCTCTTGTACTTCgattattgcattattttattatagttgtTTATTTTTTCCCATCATGCTTTGCTTTGCCATGCTTTCTATAGTTTCTGCTTTGATATGCTTTTTCCTTGAATcagagggtctatcggaaacacgCCTGCGTACATGCTACCCACCTTAAATACCACATGTAGAATTACACTAGCTATGTTGTGGTTGGTAGAAAATTATTTAACTTGCATCTTTATTTGTTACAATTTTGTTTGGTGTACAACAATTATGTGTCTTGTGTTCTGTCCATTTCAGTACTATTAAATAATCTTGTAAGGTCATTTTCAGAGAACTCTAGAAATAAATTCATcaatgaagattctgaaccaccaaatttatatttttgaagattgaactTATTTCATATGCTTATTGTCTTGTCTCATACACCCTATGGTCCGGTTCTTCCCGCAGGGGATTTAGTGCATTTGGGCTGCCTTTTTTATTGTTTTGTCtgataaattttttaaagatttttgacCATTAGATCCTTTGAAGAGACTAGTGTGACATAATCTCCACTTCTTGAAAAGTTGCCATAATCAGTGCCCAAAGGGGTGTTTTTGCTGTCCCTTTTCCAATTATGTCatgcaattattttatttaaagttatAATCAATGGCTTTTTATGCCATTCAACCGACTTTTTTTTGGTCCTTCCACTTGGTCCCCAATTTTCTTGGTCTAATCAAATTGCTCTTTTAGGGAAGAATAGCACAACCCCACAACCACTTGCTTCTTGGACTTGTAAGGAAGAAAAAGTTACCCAACTAAAAATCGTCAAAACACTAGCTGAATTGACAGATGAAACAATAAAAAGAAGGGTAAATGGACAAAAAATAACCTTACTATTCCATTTTGCATAGTCTACGGGAAAATTCATTGACCTGGaaactaaagctcccgctatacaCAGAGTTCAGGGAATGGCTTGACCACAAAGGTCTACTGTTGCACAGACTTACCTTGCATTTTGCAAGTGGTTGTTTCCACGACTTTGGATCCATGATCTCTTTGAATTAGCTTCTTGATATGTTCTTTTTGAGTCAGCTTGTGATCTGATATTTTACTCTTTAATATAGGTTTCCTTCAGCTAAAGGATTCAGAGGTGTTCATGTCAAGCAAAAAAGCATCAATTTCAATAACCAAGGCCTTTGCTTTACCAAGCTTCTTGGCAAACAAACAAAGGAAGATCTTTGCTGATCCATCACAAAAATCAATTAGTGAAATGAATAGAGACTTGGAAATAGTATATGTTGGGCAAATTTGCCTATCATGGGAAATTCTCTGTTGGCAATATGGTAAATCAAAGGAATTGCTTGAACATGATCCACACGAGTATCGCACATATAACCAAGTTGCCGGAGAATATCAGCAATTTCAAGTACTTCTGCAAAGATTCGTAGAGGATGAACCATTTCAAGGACCACGAGTCCAAAATTATGTCAGGAAGAGGTGTATTCTCCGTAGCTTTCTTCAAGTCCCGAGCATTAGAGGTATGCATGTTTTCATTATGTCGTATTAAAATAGCTCGATTCATAGGTAATATGGAGTATTTTGACTGTCTTGCAGATGATCGTTTCAAGGGAAAGCAGCACGGACATGTAGGGGAAAAAGATGTCATTTCCATAGTGAAGTTGGCAGAAATTATTAAGGAGACAATGCAGGTTTTCTGGGAGTTTCTTCGTGCTGATAAATGTGAAGCTAATTTCGCCTTAAAGGGTGTTCATGGACCTCAAACCGACACTGCAGAAATAGAGCTTTTTATGAATGTCAAGTTAGACCTTCGAAAGGTTTGTCTATCTTTATTCATAGCTATAATCTTCACCACTTAAAAAACACAAACAATTGTTAGCTACGAGCTATTTTAGCAACAAAGCTAGCTTTTTTTGTAACGATGTGACTTTCTTCGCGCTGTGAATCACTTTGATTGTCTATACAGAAGGAGAGGAAGCTGAAAGATGTACAAAGAAGTGGCAACTGCATAGTGAAGAAGTTCCAAAAACAGCAAGAACATCGATTGAGTCATCATTCATTATTCGCGTCTCTTGTGGAACTTAAACTGGTATCAAGAGTAATAAGTTTACCAAGATTAAGGAGAGATTATTTGGTCTGGTGCCAGAGGAAATTAAGCAATATCAATGTTGCAGGAAGGAAAGTTAGCATGGAACAATCTTTTTCACTTTTCCCATGCTAAGTAACTTTTAGTATATGTTTCATAATGTAAATGACGGTCTTCTAGGACTATAGTTCTAGGATATTTAGttaacccccacccccacccccaccccactccAAGAAAAGGATCTTAATCCCCTTGCTTCCCCTTGAAAAAATAGTACCTAGAGGAGGAGAAATGTAGACTGGTTTTGAAAGGCAAATTCAGAACAAGGATCAATGATTTATCATGTTTTAGAATAGTAAAATATCCCCTTCGTTCCAAAATAGTTGTCACATTTCACTTTTGAAAAGTTATATAAAATGCAATCATACTAAAAGGGTGACAGAATgcaatctaaaatttgaaattgataGATGGCTAATCTATGTTTGGCCAtagattttactttttaaaatgcAATCATAGTAAAATACCTCTTCATTCCAAAATAGTTATCACATTTCACTTCTCAAAAGTAAAATATCCCCTTCATTCCAAAATAgttcacatattttatcatgtTCTAGATTTTAGTACCTTGCAACAAACAGGTGTGTCTACACTTGATggcatcattttatttttttttggagaatataaacatttATTTATGTTTGGACCAGAATAAATGAATAATGTGAATTAGAATCCCTCGTACCTTGATTGGACATCCTCTAAGCCTAAAGCACATGGAaagattacaaaaataaaaaataaacaaaatactcCTAATAAGTGATGTCGAATTGCTGGATTGGACTGAATTTTAGTGGATTGAAATGAGTTAGTTAATAGATAAATGAAGGAAAAATGGtctgaaatatatttaaattttaatgaaattttgatgaaattagttgTAACACGCATACATTTTGCGGGATTTTGTGAACTATCTAGACTATTTATTTGTGTATTGTATTGACATTTATTTGCATTAATAAATAGTTTATAAACATCACTAAATAAGCTAATAAATAGTTTAGGAGATcataaaatacactaataaataatttaaaagatcATAGGACTCGCACAAATTTTAGacatgttacaacaaattttatcaaaattttgatatattttggaCCCTTTTCTCATAAATGATTCACTGATCCATTtaatgttttttgggttgaaatTGACGAGTCAAATATGTTGAATTAGGAAATGAACGGGTCAATAAGCTGGTCTACGGTGGGTTAAGCCTGTCAAACATGCCGGGTCGACCCAGATCGACTCGGTCCACTAAGCAAACCCAGTCTGGTCAGCTCAAAGGCTATAGGATATCAAGTTCcgaatttgattaatttttttgagCTCAATTAACCTGGCCTGGACCAAAACCGGCCCGGCCCGGataaccatttttttttaaaaaaataatgggaTTTTGCAAAAGatataaattgaatttctagtttaaattaagtacttaattttaatatattactaatttactatcaagtattattaatttattatattaagtaacatattttataaaatagtaaatatattgaatgatacgtatatatgtgtatatattttctatagactctaaagtagtatatatttaatgtatacatgtatatattttttaaattagtatataactatatatatagtgtgtgtatatattgtagtatatatactatagtatattttatttaaagtattacatatatattgaatggtacgtatatatgtgtatacatcttctatagactctaaagtagtatatatttaacgtatacatgtgtatatagtttataaattagtatatacatcattatattgtagtatattatatttaaagtagtacatatatattgaatggtacgtatatatgtgtatatattttctatagactctaaagtagtatatatttaacgtatacacgtgtatatgttttataaattagtatataacatatatagtgtgtgtgtatatattgtagtatatctattgtaatgtattttatttgaagtattaaatgtatattgaatggtatgtatatatgtgtatatatcttctatagactctaaagtagtatatatttaacgtatacatgtgtatatgttttataaattagtatatatatcagtatatataggtatatatattatagtatattttatttaaagtagtacatatatattgaatggtacgtatatatgtgtatatatcttctatagactctaaagtcgtatatatttaaagtatacatgtgtatatattttataaattagtatatatatcattatattgtagtatattttatttaaagtagtacagatatattgaatggtacTTATAGATGTCtacatatcttctatagactctaaagtagtatatatttaacgtatacatgtgaatatattttataaattagtatataactatttatttagtgtgtgtatatattgtagtatattttatttaaagtattacatatatattgaatggtacgtatatatgtgtatatatcttctatagactctaaggtagtatatatttagtgtatacatgtgtatataatCTATAGATTAGTATATaaatcattatattgtagtatattttatttaaagtagtacatatatattgaatggtacgtatatatgtgtatatatcttctataaactctaaagtagtatatatttaatgtatacacttgtatatgttttataaattagtatataacatatatatcgtgtgtgtatatattgtattatatatattgtagtatattttatttaaagttgtacatatttattgaatggtacgtatatatgtgtatatatcttctatagacatatatatttaacgtatacatgtgtatatattttataaattagtatataactatacatatagtgtgtgtgtatattgtagtatattttatttaaagtagtacatatatattgaatgataagtatatatgtgtatatattttctaaagtagtatacatttaatgtatacatgtgtatatgttttataaattagtatataactatatatatagtgtgtgtatatattgtagtatatatatatattgtagtatatgttttatttaaagaagcacatatattgaatggtaagtatatatgtgtatatatcttctatagatgtatatatttaacgtatacat of the Capsicum annuum cultivar UCD-10X-F1 chromosome 11, UCD10Xv1.1, whole genome shotgun sequence genome contains:
- the LOC107870912 gene encoding uncharacterized protein LOC107870912 isoform X2, whose protein sequence is MNVNDQENLEFFGEKNVNDQEKLEYFGERNANDQEKGEENVGDLCCEEILKQDDEVFSDEETQNSEDICYEIHLVPENLSFGRNSSQGSYAIGDEDLITSDELYFTRHHNRFLNVDQFMEVDGEKNDDMGFIELETSLHNLSSSIDTEEFASKSVDGVEVTDVKCEEVKLMDDFQESVCHNSSRKSWDTDDFGFENVDQVGETDVNCEEVKLMEDFQESVDHNSSRKSWDTDDFAFENVNSIEVTNVNYEEKKLMDDFQESPEHYSGRKSWDTDSDSDDDECDILLEHQNLVRQMKMEMKNSRITGLPTISEDCESPKVVEDLKPLKIDEKIVYKDCIEEIQKFYKSYAEKMRKLDILNYQTLNAISFLQLKDSEVFMSSKKASISITKAFALPSFLANKQRKIFADPSQKSISEMNRDLEIVYVGQICLSWEILCWQYGKSKELLEHDPHEYRTYNQVAGEYQQFQVLLQRFVEDEPFQGPRVQNYVRKRCILRSFLQVPSIRDDRFKGKQHGHVGEKDVISIVKLAEIIKETMQVFWEFLRADKCEANFALKGVHGPQTDTAEIELFMNVKLDLRKKERKLKDVQRSGNCIVKKFQKQQEHRLSHHSLFASLVELKLVSRVISLPRLRRDYLVWCQRKLSNINVAGRKVSMEQSFSLFPC